tgtcgtttacttttcgaGTTATGTGCCCTTTAAAGCGCTATGTCGATTTTTAATTGGACTttaacgcgattcaccttatgtggagtacactttgtgaatgcgagccgaccttcgaggcattttcgtgtttattctgAAACGAGTAGAACGCCGAAgcatattgacgtaggactacgtctgtgtattctacacaagagtacactttgtgaatgtGAAGCACTCCGaagcatttttgtttattctggATCGAgcagaactccgaggcatgttgacgtaggCCTACGTCTGGGTATGTTATAGAGGACCTCTGCGAATACAGAGAACGaccattttgtgttcattccgaagTGATTAAAAAATCCTAGGCGTTTTGACGTAGGAATacgtctgtgtattctatggaagagtacactttgcgaatgtgaaGGACTCCAAAGCATTTCtggttattccggagcgagtagaactccaaGGCATTTTGAGGTAGGACATCGTTTGTGTATCCTATAGAAGAGTATACTTTGCGAATGCAGAGCAGGACTCCGATGCAACTGCAAGACATGTTCGTCTGGGTATTCTATAGAAGACCACACGAATGCAGAGCAGGAATCCGAGACAATTTTGTTcgttccggagcgagtagaactccgagACATGTTGACGTAGGATTCCGTCTGTGGCTTCtatgaaggaatacattttgcaaATGGACTCCGaggcgtttttttatttattccagaGTGAGTAAAACCCCAAAGaatgttgacgtaggactacgtttgCAAGTTCTATAGAGGATTGCTCTTTGCGAGTACCAAGCAGGACTCCGGGCATTTTTGTGTATTCCGAATTGTGCAAGAGCAAgtagaattccgaaaaaaaaaaattaaaatgtgacCCACAATCATTATTAgttttagcaaaaatatgacGGTACTTAACATATCAAGTTTGTTCTTCTTTGCATTAGATGTTGATGGTACTACAATATTAagaattgttttaatttattttgaagcaatttgggtatgatttttctttataatgaaatatttataaaattgaaatcatattctTACAAAGTTCAAAGAGTATGGAAGGAGAAAgatgtagtattcagagtaagcggctaatgattttagtttgtataagtgattctagactatgaattgattctgctattgcgaatagtacattaaacataagcaatcaaatataccaatcgtgaaatcacatatttcgcgtgccccaatttaccgtacaCTGTTAcaagttttacattagacttgattcgaactctcaattttgcatatgcactAATCACGATAGAgaaagaatctgtgcatgattgagtgcATGATTGTgcagtgtgagatggtgttggtagcgccatcgggttgagtagcaacgacgaagattgcaccgttagtttgttgtcgaattttaaaacgaacagtcgcaccgctcttcaacggcggattccattcagccgttttcggctggaatacgacagtTACATTGCTTTTTCATTGGATAATGTCACAacaaatacattttcaattcaAAAACAATTCGGTATCATCGTATGCTGCTCGTAATGTGTTCATTTTTGGTAGCGACACCGGTCCACAGCTGAGGCGGAGTGCAAGGCTGAGTGTTCCAGTTTGTGGCTCCAGGCCAAGCACCAAGCACCTGGAACCTTTCAAAAAATGGTACGCTAATCCACGAGTGAAAGTTTTAAGCAATTTTCCTGACGAATCGTTGAATCTGCGCCATCTACTAGGTTCCGACATTATAACCCCACCGAGATACCACCAAGAGCTGTTCAAACTCAAATCCATGCGCCACTAGGTTCCTACTGTACACTGCACAATTGGGAGCACCTTCCAACTGGATTACGCAGTCGTTGACTGCAATAGCACACATTAGACCAGCTAGTTCAACCACTCATGCCAACGACATTTCCGGTGCACACAGATACGGTTGTCTTCCCAAAGACGGTACCAGTCGGAAGGTACTCTGTATATGCTGCTCCGAAcgccacatttttttttgtctacgatatgtttcttcaaataataaatttaaaatgaatttgacTACGTTTTTCATTATTTGGGGAATAAACTTCAGTCACAGCAGTGATTGTTCATGTATGGGGCTCTACGTTAAAACTTAATAGTATTTCCATCAGATTTTTAAGTCACaaataaaaattggaaattcgTCATAAAGGGTAACACAGGTATGACGTTTTGCatttcattttgttttcattgttttctaaGCAACGATGAGCTTATACGCGTTGATATGGAAGCAACGATGTAACTCAACGCATCGATATGAAGGCAACGATGCGTTGCCACGCGTTGCTGTGGTACAATAGTTCGACCGCCATCCGTTGTAGCGCTCGAGTCGTGTTCGCCTGTTCTGAgcaagagtggactatattgttaatatataatatttgataAAACTCAATGTGTGTCACGTACAAGACACTGATAAGatcggttgtcctctacggacatgaaacatgaacaattctcgaggaggacttgcaagcactcgaagtatttgagagacgggtgcttaggaccatctttggcggcatGCAAGAAGaaggtgtgtggcggcgaagaatgaatcacgagctcgcccagctctacggcgaacccagtatccataaggtagctaaagccggaagggtacgatgggcatgttgcaagattgccggacagcaaccctgcaaagatggtgtttgcttccgatcctgcaggtacgagacggcgtggagcgcatgcgctcgctgcagcgaggcagaccaggtgcaaaacgacttggcgagcgtggggcgcatccGCGGAtggatgcggcctcgaaccgtgtattgtggtcTCAAATTGTTCAttaagtgttatctgtttagatgtaaactaaataaatgaaatgaatgcatCGCATGCCCTCGCAAGAGTTTCTGTCAGCTCATCTGCATCGAGATTTGTAGTGCCGCTGTTTGCTCAAAGTGCTTCGATAAACAGatcagcaaccctgcaaagatggtgttcgcttccaatcCGGCAGGACATATTTTTGGAACAGATTGAAGGCTATGTGAACTCACGCCCTTTTAACAAGCTCACATAAGTTCTTCGATAACGTCTGTTCCAGGCGTCATCTACGATTCAATTCAAATAAACCGCTTCGCTCAAAGGCATGGCAGTACATTCATATGATGGTTCAAGACAAGGTTCAATATGTATGGAAAAACTAGCATGGAAAAGCGTTGGCTCATCGCTCGTATCTGTGAGCTCCACACAGGACTTGATGGCACATTAATGTTCTTCAAAAGATCGAAATATAATGCTGCACAAATGCTGTTTAATAACGTATATTATTTTGTAAATCACTATTGATAGATCTTTTTTTGTCGAATGTTCTCATTCACGTCGTCCAAACATTCGGCCAGCGGAAAAGAGCCGAAAGCAGCGAGGCTGCCCATATTTGGAATGTATTCGTTGTTCTTTATGAATATCACCTGGGACAAAGTCTAAAAGTTGAAGACGAATTAATAGCAATTAAATTAGTTCAAATTTATACGGCGGATTACCTCTGATAAATCTCTTAATCTCAACGCCAAGTTTTCGCTAATAAGTTCCTTTCGGTCTTCGTCGCTACCCCGCACGCTGGCCACATACCGTTCTAAGTCGTGCACCATAAGCTCGACATCCCGAATGGTATCCTTGATCTTAACATTCTCCCGTCGGCTATACCGCTCGACCCGTTCAAAATCGATCGCATTCAATGGCCTATTTTCGATCTGCCCCATCGCTTCTATCGATTGCTTCAGAGATTTGACCATGGCTTCCACGTCGATCGTTCGAGCCAATTTACTGCCACCGCTTTCGCTCAGATCGGTTAACGATCCAGACGGGCTACTTACCAAGTTGGTTTCATTCAGGATGCGAGATTGCTGCAGCGGAATGGCCTTCTTCTGTGCCGGAATTCGATTGACACCGGTTCGGGTTGACCCAACGGCAGGACGATGTCGGATTTTGTTGAATAAGCACTCCATATCTTCGGCAGTAAGGCGGTCCGCTGGATCAGCGGAACCAATGTTGGATCCGGGTGCCCATTCTTGTTGTGACAGCATCATCAAACGGTCCGGAAGCTCCGGATTGGCAAGCAGTTTGGATTCCAAACTGGCAGATTTTAGGATCGCGTTGAATTTATCCAAATTGTCAATAATACTGCTGGAAAGGTGATTCAGATCGTCCTCCATGGCAAGTGGATAAGTTATgttgttttgacttaaatttgattttattattattttattttacaagataacttattattttttaaatattttccaagAAAAGAACGGTTTGTTTTTGAACTTTCTTGTGATGCACTGTTCCGCCGCGCCGCGCATATGAACTGATGTTAGGGTTCATCCACAAACTACGTGATGCAAAATCATCATAAAATATCTAACTTTTGTATTACTAGTTGTATGAAGGATACGAATTATTTGTATTTATGACTCTCTGACTGACCCCTATCCAAAAATTGGTTACGTAATGTGTGGAAGCCcattcgctttgacgcagccgcgctgttgccatctagcggcgacggacgtgtgcgtgaaatcactgtttttcaacatggtgaagtataggaagtatattttaaaatgcttttaaaatgttattaacagtgatatgttgaaaactttttaatacatagggttagaatttttaaaaactacatgttaagctccttatctacacatgtttttttaatcaaaataattcaactttcgtgttacctatataaaagtaaattaaatttctaacccaaaaaaatgaacaattttcggctaaaatgtgttttaacgctttaataagcattttaaaattgacgtcctacatcccttgctgggtgaaataaaaaagcatcacccagcccccattttgttttctcgctttcgtcagggccaatttAATAAATGTGCTTGACAGTTCAACCCACTGCGAAATATATGGTTGAATAGGGTTTAAAATGTTAAGCGTTTGTGGGGGTGAAGCGGATTACGCGCATCAGATTCCTCAACGGGGAACAAAACTTTTCATTACCTAAATTGTTTACATTCGATGTCGATCTCGGCTTGGATCGAATATTGACTATAGATAGTATCTATagtatatattccactatctataatatagacgaatccaagtaaaaataagaagaagacacacgacggtattaggttctgcagcatgacgtcacgaatgaattcggtcctcgtcgaatgaacttttttgacagttcagtagtactttccactgactccgacaaggaTCGAGTttgtgattggttggctgcccccaagtccaacgcgaagtactactaatcagtcatcagtttgaggttagatacagacgctgcagaacctaattaactttgacagatcctacagcacagcatagggagatcattttaaaatgcttataataaattctagacaaattgtaattaaaatctgattgatgtacggtacggaaaaagttctgaattacatatctggaagcttatctcaattttttgaatattttccaaaaatgtatctatcatacagttcggaactttttccgtatcatacattaatcagattttaattacattgtgtctagaatttattataagcattttaaaatgatctccctatgctgtgctgtaggatctgtcaaagttaacaccgtcgtgtgtcttcttcttattttttcttggattcgtctattcaATAAACATTTTTAAACGAGTGGATTATAGGTTGTGCGTGTGAAACATGACCCTCAATGACCGGCTAGTTGAGATTCAAAGTGATTACTGTTTCCGGCAAAACGATTGCTTCAATAGTTACGatgaattttcggccaaactggAATTGCACAGCTCCAAAGATTTGGTATACTACTGGCGGCGCGATTCGCGAACTATCGAAGGAGCGGCCCTCAAGACGTCCCGCCCCATAGCGACCGCCCTACGATACTACTCTGTGCGGTATTCCTGCATATTTGGAGGTCAAAAATTTGAGCCGAAGTCCAGAGGAATGAAAAAACTGTAAGTTTTcttcaaattaaatttcaacaaaattgaATCAAGTTTTTTTAATTACAGCAAACAATCTATTCGAAATGATTGCCCCGCCTACATCGCGTTACGCGCCTCCAAATGTGGCCAACAATTAGTAGTAATTTCTGTTTCTAATATTCACAATCATGAAATCAGTTTAGAAGTGacaaaaaatctagctcacacGAAAAAACTGTCCTCCGATATGAAACAGGAAGTGAGCATGCTTCTCACTCACAGCGTGGACAAGAAATTAATCCGCGAGTACGTGCGGCTAAAAGAAGGTAAAGAGTTGAACTCCAAGGATCTTTGCAATCTAGTAGCATCGCTGAGAAAAAATGTACACTTCAGAGACTCCAGCCCGGATTCAAATAAATCCATAGAACTCACCGCGAATCTGATCAACTACATTAACATAAATCGAGGATCAAGCCCAATGCAGGAACTCTCAGTCTTGGACCTTGTGGAACCTGAAAGCACCAGGGAAAGCGTAACATCCGAAATGGTAGAAGAACGTCTGATTGATGATTTCGACAATGATGAAACACAGAGCGATGATCGTTCCGGTGATAACCATGAGGAGTGTGTCATAGAGATTTTGGATGCTTCTCAATTTGAAAAAGATGATTCGCCGTTACAAACGCTACAATCCAGCCCAAGGAAGAGACGCTCCAAGTACCGGTGGAGATCTGCGTCGTGTGTTGCCTACTGTCCGAACTATAGGCTCGTCAGAGCGCAGCTTGAAGTGCTACGGGCTC
The nucleotide sequence above comes from Armigeres subalbatus isolate Guangzhou_Male chromosome 3, GZ_Asu_2, whole genome shotgun sequence. Encoded proteins:
- the LOC134221367 gene encoding uncharacterized protein LOC134221367, with the protein product MEDDLNHLSSSIIDNLDKFNAILKSASLESKLLANPELPDRLMMLSQQEWAPGSNIGSADPADRLTAEDMECLFNKIRHRPAVGSTRTGVNRIPAQKKAIPLQQSRILNETNLVSSPSGSLTDLSESGGSKLARTIDVEAMVKSLKQSIEAMGQIENRPLNAIDFERVERYSRRENVKIKDTIRDVELMVHDLERYVASVRGSDEDRKELISENLALRLRDLSETLSQVIFIKNNEYIPNMGSLAAFGSFPLAECLDDVNENIRQKKIYQ
- the LOC134221368 gene encoding uncharacterized protein LOC134221368 — its product is MTLNDRLVEIQSDYCFRQNDCFNSYDEFSAKLELHSSKDLVYYWRRDSRTIEGAALKTSRPIATALRYYSVRYSCIFGGQKFEPKSRGMKKLKQSIRNDCPAYIALRASKCGQQLVVISVSNIHNHEISLEVTKNLAHTKKLSSDMKQEVSMLLTHSVDKKLIREYVRLKEGKELNSKDLCNLVASLRKNVHFRDSSPDSNKSIELTANLINYININRGSSPMQELSVLDLVEPESTRESVTSEMVEERLIDDFDNDETQSDDRSGDNHEECVIEILDASQFEKDDSPLQTLQSSPRKRRSKYRWRSASCVAYCPNYRLVRAQLEVLRARRDKLREETELLRLKKRKLQLEIERMNKTRDV